In Catenulispora sp. GP43, the genomic window AACGAATCGGTCACGCCGGCCTTCGCCTCACCGGCGCCGGTAGTTCCACTTGGCGCCGACGCCGAGCAGGTGCAGGGCCAGGGCCACCAGACCCAGGAGCATCAGGCTCGTGGGGTCGACCCAGACGTTGGTCGACGTGCCGCTTCCGTGGAGGAAGTAGGCGATGCCGAACAGGACTGCTGCGATCAAGCCCATTGATGTGCCGCCTCTCGGTAAAAGGAGTGGAGTTCAGGAGGGCCCCGGGTACCCAAGAGTTCCCGGTTCAACCGCTCGGATGTTCGTAGTCCCGCGTCGTCGGGGGCTCGGCGGCGGTGAGGCGGTCGCGGTCGGAGAGGATCTCCAGGGTGCGGATCCGGCGTGCCTGTTCCCACCGTGTGCGCTCGTGCTCGGCGAACTGCCGCAGCGCGGCGTGTTGCTCGGGGAGGAGCCCCGGAGCCGTGGCGGCCTGTTCCTCGCTCTCGTCCAGCGTCGCCATCCATGCGGTGCCGACGACCTTCTCGGCGGCCCAGACGGCGTCGTGCTCTGATATCTGCCGCAGCACCCGCGAATACGCGGTCTGCCTCTTGCGGGACTTCCACGGCACCATGGCTGCTCCTGATCGTCGTTCGGGAGGCACCGGGTACCCAGCCGGACGGCGGTCTAACAAGCGGTCCTCGCCCGACCCCGCATCGGCCCTGGTTCAGTCCTCTGCCGGGCTCAGATCGGCCACCAGCAGCGCGATGTCGTCGTCCTTGCCCCGGCCGAAGGTGTCGAGCAGCGCGTCACAGAGTTCCTCGATGCCGCCTTCGCGCCCGACCGCGGCGTCCTTGAAGGCGATGAGGTTCTCGGTGATGTCCGTGCCGCGGCTCTCGACCAGGCCGTCGGTGCACAGGACGAGCCGGGCCGGGCCGGTCAGCTCTACGTCGGTCGTGGTGAAGCGGGCCCGGCCGATGCCGAGCAGCTGGCCGTGCTCGGTGATGAAGCGGCCTGATGGGTCCGCGGCGCTCCCGGTCAGCAGCAGTGGCGGGATGTGGCCGGCGTTCGCGATGCGCAGCCGCCGCCGCCCCGGCTCGACCAGCACCAGGCAGACCGTGGCCGTGACCACCGGGCGGTCGCGGCTGAGCAGGGTGTCCAGCAGTTCCAGGATCGTCTCCGGCGGGTGCCCCTCGATGGCGTAGGCGCGCAGGGCGTGGCGCACCTCGCCCATCAGGATCGCCGCTTCCACGGAGTGCCCGACGACGTCGCCGATCGCCAGCAGCAGGCCGTCGCCGGTGGAGATGGCCTCGTAGAAGTCGCCGCCGATCTCGGCCTGGGCGCTGGCCGGGACGTAGCGCACCGCCAGCTCCACGCCCGCCGGCCGGGGCAGACGCGCCGGCAGGAACGACCGCTGTAGTTGCAGGGCGAGGGCGTGTTCCTCGGCGTAGCTGCGCAAGGACTCCAGCGACAGGGAACAGGCCTGCGCGATCTGCAGCAGCAGCCGGCGGTCGTCCTCGGACGGCGGCTCCTCGACCGAGACCGCGACACAGACCGGGGGCCGGCCGCGATGCGCGCGGACGGCGGCGACCAGGACGTCCCCGGACAGCTTCGGCCCGGGCACCAGGGCGCGCCATTCATGGACCGGCACGAACATCGTCCGGGCCCCGATCCGGGCGCCCAGGACGGTGTCGGTGATCTCTTCGAGCAGGTCGGCCTTGATGGGTTCGGAGACCAGGGGCGAGGCGTCGTCGAGCTGGAAGGTCCGCACCGGCCGCCCGGACAGGCTCAGGTAGACGCTGGCGGCCCCGGCCCCCAGGACGCTGAGGGTGCCGTGGACCGCGGCGGCGGCGAACTGCGTGAACTCGGTGGCCCCGTGCAGCCGGAGCGTGGCCTCGTTGAGCAGGAGCAGCCGCTCGGCCAAGGTCTGTGCCGCGCGGCGGGCGCGGGTGTAGCGCAGGACCGCGGTGATGGTGGCCAGCAGCTCGTCGGGGTCGACGGGCTTGGTCAGGTACGCGTCGGCGCCGCCTTGCAGGCCCTGGGCGCGGTCGCTGACCGAGACGGCCGAGGCCGAGACGTGCACCACCGGGATGTCAGAGGTCTCCTTCGTGCCCTTGATGGTCTGGCAGAGCTCGAAACCGGTCATGTCGGGCAGGACCACGTCCAGCACCGCGACCTCCGGCAGGGGTCCGTTGTCGGCCAGCAGCTCCAGCGCCTCGGCGCCGTCGGAGGCCTCCAGCACCTCGTGCCCGGCCCGGCGCAGCCACTGGGCGAAGACGTACCGGCCGGCCGCGCTGTCGTCGACGACCAGCAGCCGGCCGGGGGAGTCCTCGGAGATCGTCGGGACGCTCACGGCGAGCCGTCCTCGAGGGCCCGGCGCAGGGCGTCGGCGTCCACGGTGTCCTTGCTCAGCATCGCGCGCACGTGCTCCAACCGGGCACGGTCGACCTGCTCGGCCGGGAAGCCGGTGACGACCACGACCGGGATGACGGCGGTCCGGGCATCGGCGGCGAGCACGCGCACCACCTCGTAGCCGTCCACGTCGGGCATGTCCAGGTCGACGACGATCGCCGAGGGCTGCTCGCGCGCGACGAACTCCAGCAGTTCCAGGCCGCCCGGCAGTTGCACCACCCGCTCGGCTACGGCCTCCAGCACCGGACGGACCACGGCCGCGAAACCCGGATCATCGTCGGCGGCGGCGATCAGCGGCAGCCGGGTCGGCTGCGCGGTCTGCGCGGCTTGGGCGACCTGCCCGACCTGCCCGACCTGCCCGACCTGCCCGACCTGCCCGACCTGCCCGACCTGCCCGACCTGCGCGGCCTCCGGTTCCGGTTCCCGTTCCAGCTCCGGTTCCGGTTCGGCGGCGGCCGGCAGGGCCGCGACCACCGTGGTTCCCACGCCGACCGTGCTGGTCAGTTCGATGGTGCCGCCCAGAAGCGTGACCAGGCTGCGCGCGTAGGGCAGCCCGAGCCCGGTG contains:
- a CDS encoding SpoIIE family protein phosphatase; protein product: MSVPTISEDSPGRLLVVDDSAAGRYVFAQWLRRAGHEVLEASDGAEALELLADNGPLPEVAVLDVVLPDMTGFELCQTIKGTKETSDIPVVHVSASAVSVSDRAQGLQGGADAYLTKPVDPDELLATITAVLRYTRARRAAQTLAERLLLLNEATLRLHGATEFTQFAAAAVHGTLSVLGAGAASVYLSLSGRPVRTFQLDDASPLVSEPIKADLLEEITDTVLGARIGARTMFVPVHEWRALVPGPKLSGDVLVAAVRAHRGRPPVCVAVSVEEPPSEDDRRLLLQIAQACSLSLESLRSYAEEHALALQLQRSFLPARLPRPAGVELAVRYVPASAQAEIGGDFYEAISTGDGLLLAIGDVVGHSVEAAILMGEVRHALRAYAIEGHPPETILELLDTLLSRDRPVVTATVCLVLVEPGRRRLRIANAGHIPPLLLTGSAADPSGRFITEHGQLLGIGRARFTTTDVELTGPARLVLCTDGLVESRGTDITENLIAFKDAAVGREGGIEELCDALLDTFGRGKDDDIALLVADLSPAED